One window of the Streptomyces asoensis genome contains the following:
- a CDS encoding SAM-dependent methyltransferase produces the protein MQPGKQLSTSIDAAVPTAARMYDHYLGGKDNYAADRAACEELDKVVPSTRALALNNRRFLQRVVKTLTQEFGIRQFLDHGSGLPTQDNVHQVAQRVDPTAHVVYVDNDPMVLVHGRALLEQDERTTVIHADMRETEAIFTHEDTRRLIDFSQPVAVLFNSVFHCIPDSDTDGPQAVVRRVTERLAPGSFLVMCQLVSEDPKVREFVTDFMDKATQGHWGRVRQEKDVASFFEGTDILDPGLVEVSTWRPDTEVAPRQLTQEWIEFGGVARLS, from the coding sequence ATGCAGCCTGGCAAGCAGCTGTCCACGTCGATCGATGCGGCCGTCCCCACAGCCGCGCGCATGTACGACCACTATCTGGGCGGCAAGGACAACTACGCGGCCGACCGCGCGGCCTGCGAGGAACTCGACAAGGTCGTCCCGAGCACCCGCGCCCTCGCGCTGAACAACCGGCGCTTCCTCCAGCGGGTCGTGAAGACCCTGACGCAGGAGTTCGGGATCCGGCAGTTCCTGGACCACGGCTCCGGCCTGCCCACCCAGGACAACGTGCACCAGGTCGCCCAGCGCGTCGACCCGACCGCACACGTCGTCTACGTCGACAACGACCCCATGGTGCTCGTGCACGGGCGGGCCCTGCTGGAGCAGGACGAGCGGACCACCGTCATCCACGCCGACATGCGGGAGACCGAGGCGATCTTCACGCACGAGGACACCCGGCGGCTGATCGACTTCTCGCAGCCGGTGGCCGTGCTGTTCAACTCGGTCTTCCACTGCATCCCCGACAGCGACACCGACGGTCCGCAGGCGGTGGTCCGCCGGGTGACCGAACGCCTCGCGCCCGGCAGCTTCCTGGTGATGTGTCAGCTGGTCAGCGAGGACCCGAAGGTCAGGGAGTTCGTCACCGACTTCATGGACAAGGCCACACAGGGCCACTGGGGCCGGGTGCGCCAGGAGAAGGACGTCGCCTCGTTCTTCGAGGGCACGGACATCCTCGACCCGGGACTGGTGGAGGTCTCCACCTGGCGGCCCGACACCGAGGTCGCGCCCCGCCAGCTCACCCAGGAGTGGATCGAGTTCGGCGGTGTGGCCCGCCTGAGCTGA